One region of Cinclus cinclus chromosome 1, bCinCin1.1, whole genome shotgun sequence genomic DNA includes:
- the SDR16C5 gene encoding epidermal retinol dehydrogenase 2, with protein sequence MNFFLETLKFILLFVYYLLESLVFLVVPRRKKNVRGEIVLITGAGSGIGRLLAIKFAALGATVVLWDINQEALNCAVRVARENGAGRVHSYVCDCSRRQDVYRVADQVKKEVGDVSILINNAGVVIGKRFLDSPDSLVDKTMEVNTMAHFWTYKAFVPAMIAANRGHLVSIASCAGLCGGSQISDYCASKFAAIGFAESIDMEMRTLRKTGVKTTIVCPFVINTGMFDGVESKWPRILPILDPEYVAERIISAVRQNQEMLFIPRIIYVLYFLKSFLPVKATVLILDYFGILDIMSTFKGRPKKE encoded by the exons AtgaatttcttcctggaaacATTAAAATTCATTCTACTTTTTGTTTATTACTTACTGGAGTCACTGGTGTTCTTGGTTGTTCCTCGACGGAAGAAGAATGTTCGTGGTGAAATCGTATTAATAACAGGAGCGGGAAGTGGCATTGGAAGACTCTTAGCAATAAAGTTTGCTGCCCTTGGAGCCACCGTGGTCCTCTGGGATATTAATCAAGAGGCACTCAACTGTGCAGTTAGAGTGGCCAGGGAAAATGGAGCAGGAAGAGTACACTCTTAtgtctgtgactgcagcagaaGACAGGATGTCTACAGAGTGGCTGACCAG gTTAAAAAAGAAGTTGGAGATGTCAGCATCCTAATCAACAATGCTGGTGTTGTGATTGGGAAGAGGTTTCTTGATTCTCCAGATTCACTTGTAGATAAAACCATGGAAGTGAACACAATGGCACACTTCTGG ACTTACAAAGCCTTTGTCCCAGCAATGATTGCCGCTAACCGTGGACACTTGGTTAGCATAGCAAGCTGTGCAGGACTGTGTGGAGGCAGTCAGATTTCAG attACTGTGCAAGTAAATTTGCAGCAATTGGTTTTGCAGAGTCAATTGATATGGAGATGAGAACTCTGAGAAAGACTGGTGTTAAAACCACAATTGTGTGTCCTTTCGTTATAAACACCGGAATGTTTGATGGTGTTGAATCCAA atggCCACGCATACTTCCTATTCTGGATCCAGAGTATGTGGCTGAGAGGATAATCAGTGCTGTTCGACAGAACCAAGAAATGTTGTTCATACCACGCATcatttatgttttatattttttgaaaag CTTCCTACCAGTGAAAGCAACTGTTCTCATTTTAGACTACTTTGGAATCCTTGATATCATGAGTACCTTCAAAGGTCGACCAAAGAAGGagtga